ATGTTTTCAACTTTTTTTACGTATTCGTCAATTTTTTCTTGAACTTGGTCTTCAGCTCGTTTTTGTTCATCTTCTGAAAGGCCGTCTTCTTTCAACTGTTTAAACCCGTCCAATGCTTCTCTTCTTGCACCTCGAAGACTGATTTTACAATTTTCTTCTTCGGTTTTAACAAATTTAACTATCTCTCTTCGACGTTCTTCTGTTAAAGGAGGAACATTAATGAGAATTCTCTCTCCGTTGTTTTGAGGGTTGAATCCGAGATTTGCTTTTTGAATTTCTTTTTCAATAACCGTTAACATTGATTTATCCCAAGGCTGTACAATAATAGTTTGTGCATCCATTGTACCCACATTAGCAACTTGATTTAAAGGTGTTTGTTGTCCGTAATTCTCAACCGTTATTCCTGACAGCATGTGTGGATTTGCCTTTCCTGCTCTTAATTTTAAAAGTTCTTTTTGTAAATGTGTAAGAGAATTATTCAGGCTTTCTTCCAATATTTCAAATTGCATTTGAACATCTTCATTCATTGTTCCGGGTTTTAATTAATTTCTCACAAATGTAATTAATTTTCGGAAAAAATGATCTTTTATATGTTTAAAAAACTAA
The DNA window shown above is from Bacteroidales bacterium and carries:
- the frr gene encoding ribosome recycling factor translates to MNEDVQMQFEILEESLNNSLTHLQKELLKLRAGKANPHMLSGITVENYGQQTPLNQVANVGTMDAQTIIVQPWDKSMLTVIEKEIQKANLGFNPQNNGERILINVPPLTEERRREIVKFVKTEEENCKISLRGARREALDGFKQLKEDGLSEDEQKRAEDQVQEKIDEYVKKVENIITEKEKEIMTV